The proteins below come from a single Halomonas binhaiensis genomic window:
- a CDS encoding inositol monophosphatase family protein, with amino-acid sequence MSPEQYLDVALDIAQSAGRMILEARESNALEKSLKNGQELVTTTDVAVDTMISQRLEEAFPGEKRLSEELSPDRDALEQEGALWVVDPIDGTVNFAHGLRHVAVSIAYARDGVIQLGVVHAPFLEETFTAIRGKGAYLNGNALAASSARELDASLIATGFPYRRDSRIPLMRRLTAVLSHCRDVRRNGSAALDLCDVACGRMDAYYESVSPWDFAAGRLIAHEAGARTGHLYRCPEGIPEELYGENLLVSSPHIYDDLRELLRRADAGELNDDR; translated from the coding sequence ATCGAATGCTCTCGAAAAAAGCCTGAAAAATGGCCAGGAACTGGTGACCACCACTGACGTGGCAGTGGATACCATGATCAGTCAGCGTCTTGAGGAGGCCTTTCCTGGCGAAAAGCGACTCAGCGAGGAGCTGTCGCCTGACCGTGACGCTCTTGAGCAGGAAGGCGCCCTGTGGGTCGTTGACCCCATCGATGGCACCGTGAACTTCGCCCACGGACTACGCCATGTCGCGGTCTCCATTGCCTACGCGCGAGATGGCGTCATTCAACTGGGTGTGGTTCATGCCCCCTTTCTCGAAGAAACCTTTACCGCCATCCGTGGCAAGGGAGCCTATCTCAACGGCAACGCACTTGCCGCCAGTTCGGCAAGAGAGCTGGATGCCAGCCTGATTGCCACCGGCTTTCCCTATCGCCGGGACAGCCGCATTCCATTGATGCGCCGCCTGACGGCAGTACTCAGCCATTGCCGCGATGTCCGTCGCAACGGCTCGGCAGCCCTTGACCTGTGTGATGTCGCCTGCGGTCGTATGGATGCCTATTACGAAAGTGTTTCTCCCTGGGACTTTGCAGCAGGACGACTGATCGCCCATGAAGCAGGGGCTCGCACAGGCCACCTGTATCGCTGCCCTGAAGGCATCCCTGAAGAACTCTATGGCGAGAATCTGCTGGTCAGTAGCCCCCACATCTACGATGACCTGCGTGAGCTGCTGCGCCGGGCCGATGCCGGTGAACTCAATGATGATCGATAG
- a CDS encoding GrxA family glutaredoxin translates to MFVVIFGRPGCPFCVRAKDLAENLQAAGSIEGYRYVDIHAEGITKADMEKTIGKPVTTVPQIFVGQQHIGGFTEFDQYVRDNELTTATA, encoded by the coding sequence ATGTTTGTTGTTATCTTCGGCCGTCCCGGTTGCCCTTTCTGCGTCCGCGCCAAGGATCTTGCCGAAAACCTGCAAGCGGCCGGCAGCATCGAAGGCTACCGCTACGTGGATATCCATGCTGAAGGTATTACCAAGGCCGATATGGAAAAGACCATCGGCAAACCGGTGACCACTGTGCCGCAAATTTTCGTCGGCCAGCAGCATATCGGTGGCTTCACCGAATTCGACCAGTATGTGCGTGACAACGAGCTGACCACCGCTACCGCCTGA
- a CDS encoding CoA transferase subunit B, protein MALTREQMAQRVARELEDGFYVNLGIGIPTLVANYIPEGMDVMLQSENGLLGMGQFPAEDEVDPDMINAGKQTVTARAGAAIFSSAESFAMIRGGHVDLTVLGAFEVDVEGNIASWMIPGKLIKGMGGAMDLVAGADNIIVTMTHASKDGESKLLEQCSLPLTGAGCIKRVLTDLAYLEIDNGAFILKERAPGVSVEEIKEKTAGKLIVPDDVPEMAF, encoded by the coding sequence ATGGCTCTCACTCGTGAACAAATGGCCCAGCGTGTGGCGCGTGAGCTCGAAGACGGTTTCTATGTGAACTTGGGGATCGGCATCCCGACCCTGGTTGCCAACTATATACCCGAAGGCATGGATGTCATGCTGCAATCGGAGAATGGCCTGCTTGGCATGGGGCAGTTTCCTGCAGAGGATGAAGTCGACCCTGACATGATCAATGCGGGCAAGCAGACAGTCACTGCTCGTGCTGGCGCGGCGATCTTTTCGTCCGCAGAGTCCTTTGCCATGATTCGCGGCGGCCATGTCGATCTGACCGTGCTGGGTGCCTTTGAAGTGGATGTTGAGGGTAATATCGCCTCCTGGATGATCCCTGGGAAGCTGATCAAGGGCATGGGCGGTGCCATGGATCTGGTAGCAGGTGCCGATAACATCATTGTCACCATGACTCATGCTTCCAAGGATGGCGAGTCCAAGCTTCTGGAGCAGTGTTCCTTGCCTCTGACAGGTGCTGGCTGTATCAAGCGTGTACTGACTGACCTGGCATATCTTGAGATCGACAACGGCGCCTTCATTCTGAAGGAACGGGCCCCGGGTGTCAGTGTCGAGGAAATCAAGGAAAAGACGGCCGGAAAGTTGATTGTTCCCGATGACGTCCCGGAAATGGCTTTCTGA
- a CDS encoding CoA transferase subunit A, translating into MAGFDKRVYSYEEAMDGIESGMTVLAGGFGLCGIPENLIAEIKRRQVNDLTVVSNNCGVDGFGLGILLEDRQISRIIASYVGENALFERQMLDGEIDVQLTPQGTLAEKMRAGGAGIPAFYTATGYGTPIGEGKEVREFDGRHYILEEAIKGDFAIVKGWKADHFGNVIYRKTAQNFNPLAATAGRITVVEVEEIVEPGELDPAQIHTPGIYVDRIIQGTFEKRIEKRTVRES; encoded by the coding sequence ATGGCCGGATTCGACAAACGCGTATATTCCTACGAAGAAGCGATGGATGGCATTGAAAGTGGCATGACGGTACTTGCCGGAGGTTTTGGCCTGTGTGGCATCCCGGAGAACCTGATTGCTGAAATCAAGCGTCGCCAGGTCAATGACCTGACGGTTGTCTCTAATAACTGCGGTGTTGACGGTTTTGGCTTGGGCATCCTGCTGGAGGATCGCCAGATCAGTCGCATCATTGCCTCCTATGTTGGTGAGAACGCACTGTTCGAACGCCAGATGCTTGACGGCGAGATTGACGTTCAGTTGACCCCCCAGGGAACGCTGGCGGAGAAGATGCGTGCTGGAGGGGCTGGCATTCCGGCGTTCTACACGGCGACCGGGTACGGCACTCCTATCGGTGAAGGCAAGGAAGTGCGTGAGTTCGATGGCCGTCACTACATCCTTGAAGAAGCGATCAAGGGTGACTTTGCGATCGTGAAGGGTTGGAAGGCGGATCACTTCGGCAATGTGATCTATCGCAAGACTGCGCAGAACTTTAATCCGCTGGCGGCGACGGCCGGTCGTATCACCGTGGTGGAGGTCGAAGAGATTGTCGAGCCAGGTGAGCTTGATCCGGCTCAGATTCATACCCCCGGCATCTATGTTGACCGTATCATCCAGGGGACCTTCGAGAAGCGTATCGAGAAGCGCACTGTGCGCGAGAGCTGA
- a CDS encoding DUF1338 domain-containing protein: MSEEHQVAQQLWLDYVHLHPDIGALRLWPTNSPVEYFTLVTLSQSPWSMASMLPLFTERGYQDRHRYAMADCGLLAALLAPHGDGPWLILVELQATSLPRQAREALLNLVQQDGSDTITYQPGAMRPWPMPDWNTYQLLARAHPLAAWLSIIGPRVHHAGFDCQRLSRSLNELDILLQEHGLTATSQVDSVFPVSALIDQRFYPTCSQLLPFAAGDEHRVPLGGLALIQKQLGAGQERSAEILLPPHALCEIF, translated from the coding sequence ATGAGTGAAGAACATCAGGTCGCCCAGCAGTTATGGTTGGACTATGTCCACCTGCACCCCGACATTGGAGCCCTGCGTCTCTGGCCAACCAACTCACCGGTGGAATACTTCACGCTTGTCACTCTCAGCCAATCCCCCTGGAGCATGGCCAGCATGCTGCCTCTGTTTACAGAAAGGGGATATCAGGACAGACACCGCTATGCCATGGCCGACTGCGGCTTGCTGGCGGCATTGCTTGCTCCACACGGCGATGGCCCTTGGCTGATTCTGGTTGAGTTGCAGGCCACCAGCCTTCCTCGCCAGGCGCGAGAGGCTTTGCTGAACCTGGTCCAGCAGGATGGTTCGGATACCATCACCTATCAACCTGGCGCCATGCGCCCCTGGCCCATGCCTGACTGGAATACCTATCAGTTGCTGGCCAGAGCCCATCCTCTTGCGGCCTGGCTATCCATCATCGGGCCACGAGTCCACCACGCGGGTTTCGATTGCCAGCGCTTGAGCCGCTCACTCAATGAGCTCGACATACTGCTGCAGGAACATGGCCTGACCGCCACCAGCCAAGTCGACAGCGTCTTTCCAGTCTCTGCTCTGATCGATCAACGTTTCTATCCTACCTGCTCACAGCTCTTGCCTTTTGCTGCTGGGGATGAACACCGGGTCCCTCTGGGTGGGCTGGCGCTGATCCAGAAGCAGCTCGGTGCAGGGCAGGAACGCAGTGCCGAGATTCTATTGCCGCCTCATGCACTGTGCGAAATCTTCTAG